A section of the Dermacoccus nishinomiyaensis genome encodes:
- a CDS encoding antitoxin: MSFMDKIRAKATELGLDEKAALAKEKAAAAADANRDKIAGAVDKAGATVDSKTGGKYSDKISKAQGAALKGVDKVAEQGAGAGAAAGAGAGTTTGSFGETAVGSERAYDADLAAGAQDSGETATQRTVGQDGMSAADDQSRGENPVERAIGADAPSSSLDPNTSYQGEGLESAGSEGDFGGERRANTNGDGETPMRRGGDAPQS, from the coding sequence ATGTCATTCATGGACAAGATCAGGGCCAAGGCCACCGAACTCGGCCTCGACGAGAAGGCCGCCCTCGCCAAGGAGAAGGCCGCCGCGGCAGCCGACGCCAACCGTGACAAGATCGCCGGCGCCGTCGACAAGGCCGGCGCCACCGTCGATTCGAAGACGGGCGGCAAGTACAGCGACAAGATCAGCAAGGCTCAGGGCGCTGCGCTCAAGGGCGTCGACAAGGTTGCTGAGCAGGGCGCGGGGGCAGGCGCGGCAGCAGGTGCGGGCGCCGGCACGACGACGGGTTCGTTCGGCGAGACGGCCGTCGGCTCCGAGCGCGCCTACGACGCCGACCTCGCGGCCGGCGCACAGGACAGCGGTGAGACGGCGACGCAGCGCACCGTCGGCCAGGACGGCATGTCGGCGGCTGATGACCAGTCGCGCGGTGAAAACCCGGTCGAGCGCGCCATCGGCGCCGACGCACCGTCGTCGTCGCTCGACCCGAACACGTCGTACCAGGGCGAGGGTCTCGAGTCGGCCGGCTCCGAGGGCGACTTCGGTGGCGAGCGCCGCGCCAACACGAACGGCGACGGCGAGACGCCGATGCGTCGCGGCGGAGACGCTCCGCAGAGCTGA
- a CDS encoding low molecular weight protein-tyrosine-phosphatase — protein sequence MTSVVFVCWGNICRSPMAERVAAKYFAEHGLGDVELTSAATSREEIGNPIDPRAVRELEKAGYDASNHAAHQITRDEIDACDLVVAMEDIHLERMRDIYGGELPDHVVLLTDYDPQANPGDGVPDPWYGGQDGFVTTLATMERAMPGLADAVRTIKQS from the coding sequence ATGACTTCCGTCGTCTTCGTCTGCTGGGGAAACATCTGCCGCTCACCGATGGCCGAGCGCGTCGCCGCGAAATATTTCGCGGAGCACGGGCTCGGTGACGTCGAGCTGACGAGCGCCGCCACGTCGCGCGAAGAGATCGGCAACCCCATCGACCCGCGCGCCGTCCGTGAACTCGAGAAGGCCGGGTACGACGCGTCGAACCACGCGGCGCACCAGATCACGCGCGACGAGATCGACGCCTGTGACCTCGTCGTCGCGATGGAGGACATCCACCTCGAGCGCATGCGCGACATCTACGGTGGCGAGCTGCCCGACCACGTCGTCCTACTCACCGACTACGACCCGCAGGCGAACCCCGGCGACGGCGTGCCCGACCCCTGGTACGGCGGCCAGGACGGCTTCGTCACGACCCTCGCGACGATGGAACGCGCCATGCCCGGCCTCGCCGACGCGGTTCGCACGATCAAGCAGAGCTGA